One segment of Acidobacteriota bacterium DNA contains the following:
- a CDS encoding EscU/YscU/HrcU family type III secretion system export apparatus switch protein translates to MGERGRRSRRRAAALSYDPQVDRAPRLVARGDGHLADRILALAREHGIPIHEDRTLVDLLARLDVDTEIPPELYRVVAEIIAFVFRVQRAAQSAGPHPPAA, encoded by the coding sequence ATGGGCGAGCGCGGTCGGCGATCGCGGCGAAGGGCCGCCGCGCTGTCGTACGATCCTCAGGTCGACCGTGCGCCGCGACTCGTCGCGCGGGGCGATGGCCACCTCGCCGATCGCATTCTGGCCCTCGCCCGCGAACATGGGATCCCGATCCACGAGGACCGGACGCTCGTCGATCTGCTGGCCCGGCTGGATGTCGACACCGAGATCCCTCCCGAGCTGTACCGGGTCGTGGCCGAGATCATCGCCTTCGTGTTTCGCGTGCAGCGCGCCGCGCAGTCGGCAGGACCTCATCCGCCCGCCGCGTAA
- a CDS encoding DUF2569 family protein: MNAVASGSTPPTPGPLVACLAFLLVVWEPVSFALTASSSLGRLAGFGLPAFALLAARVAVTGFGIVVGRALWAGTPHAPRAARLWLVLASLVLVATFATPYFPSNRLPGTKGPLLTLLLLHHLAWYLYLLRSRRVRAAFAEVDADGRVATGRAVA, translated from the coding sequence ATGAACGCAGTCGCTTCCGGGTCGACGCCACCGACGCCTGGACCACTCGTGGCGTGCCTGGCGTTCCTTCTGGTCGTGTGGGAGCCGGTCAGCTTCGCGCTCACCGCGTCCTCGTCGCTGGGACGTCTTGCTGGCTTCGGTCTCCCGGCCTTCGCGTTGCTCGCCGCACGCGTCGCCGTCACCGGGTTCGGCATCGTCGTCGGACGAGCGTTGTGGGCCGGGACCCCGCACGCACCGCGCGCCGCACGGCTCTGGCTGGTCCTGGCCAGCCTGGTCCTCGTCGCGACGTTCGCCACGCCGTATTTCCCGAGCAACCGCCTGCCCGGCACGAAAGGCCCGCTGCTCACCCTGCTGCTGCTCCACCACCTCGCGTGGTACCTCTACCTGCTGCGGTCGCGGCGCGTGCGCGCGGCGTTTGCCGAAGTCGATGCCGACGGTCGTGTCGCGACCGGCCGCGCCGTTGCTTGA
- a CDS encoding xanthine dehydrogenase family protein molybdopterin-binding subunit: MPSVGVSVPRSDGWGKVTGRARYVDDLVFPGMLFGRTVRSRVAAGRVAAVRVENPPPGLVVVDHRDIPGRNVVALIDDDQPSLVVAEVGHAEEAVLLLAHADRELLWSVDVAIDYTPATPLFNPRQSRHAFKHIRIDKGDLAAGFRAADLVVEGQYATGHQEQLYIEPNGVVAVPGDGGLTVYGSLQCPHYVHRALVVLLGWAAERVRVVQVETGGGFGGKEDYPSVIAGHAALLALKAGRPVKLVYDRSEDMAATTKRHPSIVRHRTGVTKEGRLTAMEIDVLLDGGAYTTLSPVVLSRGVLHATGPYRCDHVRIDGRAVRTNTPPNGAFRGFGAPQTLFAAEVHMDRIAEALGICPVTLRERNVWAPGDTTATGQVLGDDCSAREVLAEAVRRTRFREKRARLAGSGRGIGLSLFFHGSGFTGSGEAKLASTAALEVTSTGVRVLVSSTEIGQGTRTMLAQIVAQTLDLPFDAVDVAEVDTDVVPDSGPTVASRTCMIVGRILQRAAEGLRARLGGLSPAEHFARHGRLVVTEAYERPPGVDWDDERFRGAAYGAYGFACDVVEIDVDADTGEVRPTAFTSVHDVGRAIHPAMVRGQIEGGSAQGLGYALLEEVVMSGGRMVNAQLTNYIVPTTLDTPPMDVAVLEYPYAHGPYGAKGVGEMPIDGPAPAVVNALRHAGVDLRSIPATPERVLEAVCASR, from the coding sequence ATGCCCAGTGTCGGCGTCTCGGTACCTCGCTCGGACGGTTGGGGGAAGGTCACCGGTCGGGCGCGGTACGTCGACGACCTCGTGTTTCCGGGCATGCTGTTCGGCCGGACCGTCCGCTCGCGCGTCGCGGCCGGCCGCGTGGCGGCGGTGCGTGTCGAGAATCCGCCGCCAGGCCTCGTCGTCGTCGACCACCGAGACATCCCTGGGCGCAACGTCGTCGCCCTGATCGACGACGATCAGCCCAGCCTCGTCGTCGCCGAGGTCGGCCACGCCGAAGAGGCCGTGCTGTTGCTGGCGCACGCCGACCGCGAGCTGCTGTGGTCGGTGGACGTCGCGATTGACTACACGCCGGCCACACCGCTGTTCAATCCGCGACAGTCTCGCCACGCGTTCAAACACATCCGTATCGACAAGGGCGACCTCGCCGCCGGCTTTCGAGCGGCCGATCTCGTGGTGGAGGGACAGTACGCGACCGGTCACCAGGAGCAACTGTACATCGAGCCCAACGGCGTCGTCGCCGTACCCGGTGACGGCGGACTTACCGTGTACGGCTCGCTGCAGTGTCCCCACTACGTCCATCGCGCGCTCGTGGTCCTGCTCGGCTGGGCGGCCGAGCGGGTGCGGGTGGTCCAGGTGGAGACCGGCGGCGGATTTGGCGGCAAGGAGGATTACCCGTCGGTCATCGCGGGCCACGCCGCACTGCTCGCGCTGAAGGCGGGCCGGCCGGTGAAGCTGGTCTACGACCGGTCCGAGGACATGGCCGCGACGACCAAGCGCCACCCGTCCATCGTTCGCCATCGCACGGGGGTGACGAAGGAGGGACGCCTGACGGCGATGGAGATCGACGTCCTGCTCGATGGCGGGGCGTACACGACGCTCAGCCCTGTCGTGCTGTCGCGAGGGGTGCTGCACGCAACGGGGCCGTACCGGTGCGATCACGTCCGCATCGACGGACGAGCCGTGCGCACGAACACGCCCCCCAACGGAGCGTTTCGGGGCTTCGGTGCGCCGCAGACGCTGTTTGCCGCCGAGGTCCACATGGACCGGATCGCCGAGGCGCTTGGGATCTGTCCGGTGACGCTGCGCGAGCGGAACGTCTGGGCGCCTGGCGACACGACGGCGACCGGGCAGGTGCTCGGCGACGATTGCAGCGCACGCGAGGTGCTGGCCGAGGCGGTGCGGCGGACGCGGTTCCGCGAGAAGCGGGCCCGTCTCGCTGGAAGCGGGCGCGGCATCGGATTGTCGCTCTTCTTCCACGGTTCGGGATTCACCGGCAGTGGCGAGGCCAAGCTGGCCTCGACGGCCGCGCTCGAGGTGACGTCGACCGGGGTAAGGGTGCTCGTGTCGAGCACCGAGATCGGACAGGGCACGCGCACGATGCTCGCGCAGATCGTGGCCCAGACGCTGGACCTGCCGTTTGACGCCGTCGATGTCGCGGAGGTCGATACGGACGTGGTGCCGGACAGCGGGCCGACGGTGGCCTCGCGCACGTGCATGATCGTCGGTCGGATCCTGCAGCGGGCGGCCGAGGGCCTTCGGGCGAGGCTCGGAGGCCTCTCGCCCGCGGAGCACTTCGCGCGCCACGGCCGCCTCGTGGTGACTGAAGCCTACGAGCGGCCGCCCGGCGTCGACTGGGACGACGAGCGCTTTCGAGGCGCGGCTTATGGTGCCTACGGATTCGCGTGCGATGTCGTCGAGATCGACGTCGACGCCGACACGGGCGAGGTGAGGCCGACGGCGTTCACCTCCGTCCACGACGTCGGTCGGGCGATCCACCCCGCCATGGTTCGCGGGCAGATCGAAGGAGGCAGCGCGCAGGGGCTGGGATACGCGCTGCTCGAGGAGGTCGTGATGAGCGGCGGCCGGATGGTCAACGCCCAACTGACCAACTACATCGTGCCGACCACGCTCGACACGCCGCCGATGGACGTGGCCGTGCTCGAGTATCCCTACGCGCACGGACCCTACGGGGCCAAGGGCGTGGGAGAGATGCCGATTGACGGGCCGGCCCCCGCGGTGGTCAACGCCCTGCGTCACGCAGGCGTGGACCTGCGATCGATTCCCGCGACACCCGAGCGTGTCCTGGAGGCGGTATGCGCTTCACGCTGA
- a CDS encoding (2Fe-2S)-binding protein, which translates to MRFTLNGQPVESRAPALTRLLDVLREEFGLTGTKEGCGEGECGACSVLLDGLVVNACLVPIAQVVGSAVVTIEGLTGAGALQRAFVAEVGAQCGICTPGMVVAASVLPPGASRDDMRRALAGNLCRCTGYEAIYRAIEAAGRGTPEADR; encoded by the coding sequence ATGCGCTTCACGCTGAACGGGCAGCCGGTCGAGTCGAGGGCCCCCGCGCTCACGCGGCTGCTCGACGTCCTGCGCGAGGAGTTCGGACTGACCGGCACGAAGGAGGGCTGCGGCGAGGGTGAGTGCGGCGCGTGCAGCGTGCTGCTCGACGGGCTCGTCGTCAACGCCTGCCTCGTGCCAATCGCGCAGGTCGTCGGGTCGGCGGTGGTGACGATCGAGGGCCTGACCGGCGCCGGCGCGCTCCAGCGGGCCTTCGTCGCCGAGGTGGGTGCCCAGTGTGGCATCTGCACGCCCGGCATGGTCGTGGCGGCCAGCGTGCTGCCGCCGGGCGCCTCGCGCGACGACATGCGGCGGGCGCTCGCTGGTAACCTGTGCCGGTGCACCGGCTACGAGGCCATCTACAGGGCCATCGAGGCCGCGGGCCGGGGCACACCGGAGGCAGATCGATGA
- a CDS encoding FAD binding domain-containing protein — MSRFPASTCTVIRPRDIEQALRWLQEDPTLTPLAGCTDLFVQMHAGTLEARRFIDLWPLTELRGIAVHRDLLVIGALTTYREMASSRLVESWVPMLAQASRLVGGPQVQNRGTIGGNVANASPAGDTLPVLAVAEAVVVLASADGTRRVRFAEFFTGYRSTVRGAQELIAAFEVPRIPGQQWFRKVGTRAAQAISKVVFAGVRGERVVRVALGSVAPTVVRLPATEATLLAALPMTTAAESLAAEIAPIDDARSTAAYRRQVAQNLLRRFWAETA; from the coding sequence ATGAGCCGGTTTCCGGCGTCGACCTGCACCGTCATCCGGCCGCGCGACATCGAGCAGGCGCTTCGGTGGCTGCAGGAGGACCCGACGCTGACGCCCCTGGCCGGGTGTACCGACCTGTTCGTCCAGATGCACGCCGGCACGCTCGAGGCCCGGCGCTTCATCGATCTCTGGCCGCTCACCGAGTTGCGCGGGATCGCGGTGCACCGGGACCTGCTGGTCATCGGCGCCCTGACGACGTATCGTGAGATGGCCTCGTCGCGCCTCGTCGAGAGCTGGGTGCCCATGCTGGCTCAGGCATCGCGGCTCGTCGGGGGACCGCAGGTGCAGAACCGGGGCACGATTGGCGGCAACGTCGCCAACGCGTCGCCCGCGGGCGATACACTCCCCGTGCTCGCGGTCGCGGAGGCCGTCGTCGTCCTCGCCAGCGCCGACGGCACACGACGCGTCAGGTTCGCCGAGTTCTTCACCGGGTACCGGTCGACGGTGCGCGGCGCGCAGGAGCTCATCGCGGCCTTCGAGGTGCCCCGCATCCCCGGGCAGCAGTGGTTCCGGAAGGTGGGCACGCGCGCGGCGCAGGCGATCTCGAAGGTGGTGTTCGCCGGCGTGCGCGGTGAGCGCGTCGTTCGGGTCGCGCTCGGTTCGGTCGCGCCGACGGTCGTGCGGCTGCCGGCCACCGAGGCGACGCTCCTCGCGGCGTTGCCGATGACGACGGCTGCGGAGAGCCTCGCGGCCGAGATCGCGCCCATCGACGACGCACGTTCAACGGCCGCGTACCGGCGGCAAGTGGCGCAGAACCTGCTGCGCCGTTTCTGGGCCGAGACCGCATGA
- a CDS encoding FKBP-type peptidyl-prolyl cis-trans isomerase — translation MLKWLIVPALAVAALACAPDPQDQASDDALAAQGPAELTTTVLREGAGREAAAGSRVSVHYTGWLYHPEREGFRGRKFDSSRDRQEPFDFVLGAGEVIPGWDRGVTGMKVGEQRTLVIPSSLAYGPRGVAGVIPADAVLVFDVELLAVE, via the coding sequence ATGCTGAAATGGCTGATCGTCCCCGCCCTCGCGGTGGCGGCCCTCGCGTGCGCGCCAGACCCGCAGGATCAGGCAAGCGACGATGCGCTCGCGGCGCAGGGACCTGCCGAGTTGACGACGACCGTGCTGCGCGAGGGCGCGGGGCGTGAGGCGGCCGCTGGCTCGCGGGTGAGCGTGCACTACACGGGGTGGCTCTATCACCCCGAGCGGGAGGGCTTTCGTGGCCGCAAGTTCGACAGCTCACGCGATCGCCAGGAGCCGTTTGATTTCGTCCTCGGGGCCGGCGAGGTGATTCCCGGGTGGGATCGCGGGGTGACCGGAATGAAGGTCGGCGAGCAGCGGACGCTCGTCATCCCCTCGTCGCTGGCCTATGGCCCCCGGGGCGTCGCCGGCGTGATTCCTGCCGACGCGGTGCTCGTCTTCGACGTCGAACTGCTGGCGGTCGAGTAG
- a CDS encoding amidohydrolase family protein — MHDAHCHFFSMRFFEAMCRQRGDAAPDVTTTLAALDLEAPGPPEALADRWVQELDHYRVGRAALIASVPGDEASVAAAVARHPDRFVGFFMVDPTAVDAETRVEAALASGRLRGVCLFPAMQRYPLHDERVLRIAGIAATHPGTVLFVHCGLLSVGIRARLGVPGRFEMRFGNPLDLQLLALTFPRLPIVVPHFGAGLFREALMIADACPNVLFDTSSGNGWIRYHPGLTLEEVVRQALHVVGPDRLVFGTDSSFFPRGWQRAVFERQQVAFESLGLTAEEQQRILAGNFERLFPLPA, encoded by the coding sequence GTGCACGATGCCCACTGCCACTTCTTCTCGATGCGCTTCTTCGAGGCGATGTGCCGGCAGCGGGGCGATGCGGCTCCCGACGTCACCACGACGCTCGCCGCGCTCGACCTCGAGGCGCCGGGTCCCCCCGAGGCGCTGGCCGACCGGTGGGTGCAGGAACTCGACCACTACCGCGTGGGCCGCGCGGCCCTGATTGCCAGTGTTCCCGGTGACGAGGCGTCGGTCGCCGCGGCCGTCGCGCGACATCCCGATCGGTTCGTCGGCTTCTTCATGGTCGATCCGACCGCAGTCGACGCCGAGACCCGGGTGGAGGCCGCGCTGGCTTCGGGTCGCCTGCGGGGCGTCTGCCTCTTCCCCGCCATGCAGCGCTACCCGCTCCACGACGAACGGGTGCTGCGCATCGCCGGGATCGCCGCGACGCACCCGGGCACCGTACTCTTCGTTCACTGCGGCCTGCTCTCGGTGGGTATCCGCGCGCGCCTCGGCGTGCCGGGCCGCTTCGAGATGCGCTTTGGCAACCCCCTCGATCTGCAGTTGCTCGCGCTGACCTTCCCGCGGTTGCCGATCGTCGTGCCGCACTTCGGCGCGGGCCTGTTCCGCGAAGCGCTGATGATCGCCGACGCCTGCCCGAACGTGCTGTTTGACACTTCGAGCGGGAACGGCTGGATCCGCTACCACCCGGGACTGACGCTGGAGGAGGTCGTTCGCCAGGCCCTGCACGTCGTCGGGCCCGATCGCCTCGTGTTCGGCACCGACTCGTCGTTCTTTCCCCGCGGCTGGCAGCGCGCGGTGTTCGAGCGGCAGCAGGTCGCCTTCGAGTCGCTTGGCCTCACGGCCGAGGAGCAGCAGCGCATTCTGGCGGGCAACTTCGAGCGGCTGTTTCCCCTGCCGGCCTGA
- a CDS encoding DUF362 domain-containing protein encodes MPRSTVALLRTTPATVLRDYHDLLNLADYQDVIAKDADTALKVNISWHFFFPGSSTTPWQLEGVIRAMKRDGYVPDLIHACHNRTVVIDARLGERENKQVQVVEAHGLRNVHLYEGEEWIPIGDAVGDLTRKFLCLNEVYPKGFMIPRRFIGENIIHLPTVKTHIFTTTTGAMKNAFGGLLNEHRHWTHPVIHETLVDLLMIQKKIHRGVFAVMDGTFAGDGPGPRCMIPHVKNVILASADQVAIDAVAAKLMGLDPMSIRFIRLAHEQGLGCGDPRDIEIVGDTEAARENWHFNGPFKKMTFASRMQHKIYWGPLKRPIEWSLKTVLAPWAYLASVVYHDSFWYPFLARTKMQQVLGSEWGRLFRNWEQVTPDAHGFPSVGEAGPELHRTGLRALLTSFGILGTCIREAPEFSNRRRKVVSIPPAGH; translated from the coding sequence ATGCCTCGATCCACGGTTGCCCTCCTGCGCACGACACCAGCCACGGTGCTGCGCGACTACCACGATCTCCTGAACCTGGCCGACTACCAGGACGTCATCGCAAAGGACGCCGACACCGCGCTCAAGGTCAACATCTCCTGGCACTTCTTCTTCCCGGGCAGTTCGACGACCCCTTGGCAGCTCGAAGGGGTCATCCGGGCGATGAAGCGGGACGGGTACGTGCCCGACCTGATCCACGCCTGCCACAACCGCACGGTGGTGATCGACGCGCGTCTCGGCGAGCGCGAGAACAAGCAGGTCCAGGTCGTCGAAGCCCACGGCCTGAGGAACGTGCACCTGTACGAGGGCGAGGAGTGGATCCCGATTGGCGACGCCGTCGGCGACCTCACCAGGAAGTTCCTCTGCCTGAACGAGGTGTATCCCAAGGGGTTCATGATCCCGCGCCGCTTCATCGGCGAGAACATCATCCACCTGCCGACGGTCAAGACGCACATCTTCACGACGACCACCGGCGCGATGAAGAACGCGTTCGGCGGGCTGCTGAACGAGCACCGCCACTGGACGCACCCGGTCATCCACGAGACGCTCGTCGACCTGCTGATGATTCAGAAGAAGATCCACCGCGGTGTCTTCGCGGTCATGGACGGAACGTTCGCGGGTGATGGCCCTGGCCCGCGCTGCATGATCCCGCACGTCAAGAACGTGATTCTCGCCAGCGCCGACCAGGTGGCCATCGACGCGGTGGCCGCGAAGCTGATGGGCCTCGACCCGATGTCGATCAGGTTCATCCGCCTTGCCCACGAACAGGGGCTGGGGTGCGGCGACCCGCGCGACATCGAGATCGTCGGCGACACCGAGGCCGCGCGCGAGAACTGGCACTTCAACGGGCCGTTCAAGAAGATGACCTTCGCGTCGCGGATGCAGCACAAGATCTATTGGGGTCCGCTCAAGAGGCCGATCGAGTGGTCGCTCAAGACGGTGCTGGCTCCCTGGGCGTACCTCGCGAGCGTGGTCTATCACGACTCCTTCTGGTACCCGTTCCTCGCGCGCACGAAGATGCAGCAGGTCCTCGGGAGCGAGTGGGGACGGCTGTTCCGCAACTGGGAGCAGGTGACGCCCGACGCCCACGGCTTCCCGTCGGTCGGCGAGGCCGGGCCTGAACTGCACCGCACCGGCCTGCGCGCCCTCCTCACGTCGTTCGGGATCCTCGGCACCTGCATCAGAGAGGCCCCGGAGTTCTCGAACCGGCGCCGCAAGGTCGTCAGCATCCCCCCCGCAGGCCACTGA
- a CDS encoding MBL fold metallo-hydrolase, with protein sequence MVTRRTFLTASSATLAWTALRPSFGLAQEFETSFVDLRGGVGIFNGRGGTIGWYVAPEAVVVVDSQFPDSAKVCLSGLESRTSRKIDLLVNSHHHGDHTAGNVVFRPAVQKIVAHARAVELHRQTAEKANTVGAQAFADTTFTDVWEQPVGKERLRLRYYGPAHTGGDAVITFLEANVVHMGDLVFNRRHPFIDRPGGASIAGWITLLERTADDHPTDTRYIFGHGSSNAGVTGGRADVLKQRDYLTALLDFARKQMAAGKTRDDLGAFDVLPGFEDYQGSGANLQLGRCLQTAYDELSAG encoded by the coding sequence ATGGTAACGAGACGGACCTTTCTGACCGCATCGTCGGCCACCCTCGCCTGGACAGCCCTGCGCCCCTCGTTCGGGCTCGCGCAGGAGTTCGAGACCTCGTTCGTCGACCTGCGCGGCGGGGTCGGCATCTTCAACGGCCGGGGCGGCACCATCGGCTGGTACGTCGCGCCGGAGGCGGTGGTGGTGGTGGACAGCCAGTTTCCCGACTCGGCGAAGGTCTGCCTCTCCGGCCTCGAGAGTCGGACGTCGCGGAAGATCGACCTGCTCGTGAACTCGCACCACCACGGAGACCACACGGCCGGCAACGTCGTCTTCCGCCCCGCGGTCCAGAAGATTGTGGCGCACGCCCGCGCCGTCGAGCTGCACCGGCAGACGGCGGAGAAGGCGAACACCGTCGGCGCGCAGGCGTTCGCGGACACGACGTTCACAGACGTGTGGGAGCAGCCGGTGGGCAAGGAGCGGCTGCGACTCAGGTACTACGGCCCGGCCCACACGGGAGGCGACGCCGTGATCACGTTCCTCGAGGCGAACGTGGTGCACATGGGCGACCTGGTGTTCAACCGCCGCCATCCGTTCATCGATCGCCCGGGGGGCGCATCGATCGCGGGCTGGATCACCCTGCTCGAACGCACCGCGGACGACCATCCGACCGACACGCGCTACATCTTCGGCCACGGCAGCTCCAATGCCGGCGTCACCGGCGGCCGGGCCGACGTGCTGAAGCAGCGGGACTACCTCACGGCGCTGCTCGACTTCGCCAGGAAGCAGATGGCGGCGGGGAAGACGCGTGACGACCTCGGCGCGTTCGACGTGCTCCCTGGCTTCGAGGATTACCAGGGGTCGGGTGCGAATCTCCAGCTCGGCCGGTGCCTGCAGACCGCGTACGACGAGCTGTCGGCGGGCTGA
- a CDS encoding MFS transporter — MSVAPGDRLFTPRFFVMCGFSFTVFLSAFQLLPTAPFRILDLGGTKLAAGLFLGCLTYASAVSAPFTGALADRIGRRRVLVACSLIIAGFSLAYGLTDDHRLLLALAFAHGLFWSGLLSASAAYITELIPPARRAEGIGYWGLSTVFAVAVAPSIGLWLYQGGWSALCASVGLLNLVMAAIAWRLEPDRVESTGRTVWRVGDVIEWRVAVVAVTLFLYAFGYGGVTSFSALYADANGISPRSIYFTAFAVSVIVSRPFSGRLADRVGHVRVLVPCLALVVLGYGLLALGSTRTWFVASAVVFGLGFGSAYPVFAAWIVERVRAERRGAAFGGILASLDTGIGTGSIAMGWLVGRYGFRVAFGAAAAVAVLAIPYFLFTSERLLGRRGAGSFGPPASSL; from the coding sequence GTGAGTGTCGCGCCCGGCGATCGGCTGTTCACGCCGCGCTTCTTCGTGATGTGCGGCTTCAGCTTCACCGTCTTCCTCTCGGCCTTCCAGCTCCTGCCCACGGCGCCGTTCCGGATCCTCGACCTCGGTGGCACGAAGCTCGCCGCGGGCCTGTTCCTGGGATGCCTGACCTACGCCTCGGCGGTGAGCGCGCCGTTCACGGGCGCGCTCGCCGACCGAATCGGCCGGCGGCGCGTGCTGGTCGCATGCAGCCTGATCATCGCGGGGTTCTCGCTGGCCTACGGCCTGACCGACGACCATCGGCTGCTGCTCGCGCTGGCGTTTGCGCACGGTTTGTTCTGGTCGGGCCTGCTGTCGGCCTCCGCCGCCTACATCACCGAGCTGATTCCGCCGGCGCGGCGTGCGGAAGGCATCGGCTACTGGGGCCTGTCGACCGTGTTCGCCGTGGCCGTGGCCCCGTCGATCGGCCTCTGGCTGTATCAGGGGGGCTGGTCTGCGCTCTGCGCGTCGGTGGGGCTGCTGAACCTGGTCATGGCGGCCATCGCGTGGCGTCTCGAGCCCGATCGCGTCGAGTCGACGGGACGCACCGTCTGGCGCGTTGGCGACGTCATCGAGTGGCGTGTCGCCGTCGTGGCCGTGACGCTGTTCCTGTACGCGTTCGGGTACGGCGGCGTGACGAGCTTCAGCGCCCTGTACGCCGACGCGAACGGCATCAGTCCCCGCAGCATCTACTTCACCGCCTTCGCCGTCTCGGTCATCGTCAGCCGGCCGTTCTCCGGGCGGCTCGCCGACCGAGTTGGTCACGTCCGGGTCCTCGTGCCGTGCCTCGCGCTCGTCGTGCTCGGCTACGGCCTGCTCGCGCTCGGCAGCACGCGCACGTGGTTCGTCGCCTCCGCCGTTGTCTTCGGCCTCGGGTTCGGCTCGGCCTACCCCGTGTTCGCGGCGTGGATCGTCGAGCGCGTCCGCGCCGAGCGCCGCGGGGCGGCGTTTGGCGGCATCCTCGCCTCGCTCGATACGGGCATCGGCACGGGATCGATTGCCATGGGCTGGCTCGTCGGCCGCTACGGGTTTCGCGTCGCGTTCGGCGCCGCGGCGGCAGTGGCCGTCCTCGCCATCCCGTACTTCCTGTTCACGAGCGAGCGCCTGCTCGGGCGTCGTGGAGCGGGATCATTCGGGCCACCCGCCTCCAGCCTGTAG
- a CDS encoding MATE family efflux transporter, translating to MAPPARTPPADVVSSLRRRLAVVRGEARPLLRLAGPVVLAELGWMAMGLVDTIMVGPLGPAAIGAVGLGASLFMAVAIFGMGLLLGLDTLVSQAFGAGRLDECRRWLAHGLVVGLVVGLPLSALVWAGTFLLGQGGFHPEVERLTVPYVRIVTVSLLPLMAYAAFRRYLQGMGLVRPISIALVTANLVNVAANWVLIYGRLGLPALGTDGAAWATVISRLYMALVLGVTVVMVNRERGSAPAAGDWTVTAAGVRRLVGLGLPAALQVTLEVGVFAAATALAGRLAPVALASHQIALNVASFVFMVPLGVASAGAVLVGHAIGRRDRPGAGRAGWTALVLIAGFMMGVAAVFVTVPHWLLMVFTRDSGVIAVGTRLLFVAAIFQLFDGLQAVATGVLRGVGETRTPMLWNLAGHWGFGLPVGYSLCFVAGWGVIGLWIGLSVGLILVGSVLVLVWAKHVRRLNHD from the coding sequence ATGGCCCCACCGGCCAGGACCCCACCTGCGGACGTCGTCTCGTCCCTTCGTCGACGGCTCGCCGTCGTGAGGGGCGAAGCGCGGCCGCTGCTCCGACTCGCGGGGCCCGTGGTCCTTGCCGAGCTCGGCTGGATGGCCATGGGCCTCGTCGACACGATCATGGTCGGCCCGCTCGGCCCGGCGGCGATCGGCGCGGTCGGGCTCGGCGCCAGCCTCTTCATGGCCGTGGCGATTTTCGGCATGGGGCTGCTGCTCGGCCTCGACACGCTGGTGTCGCAGGCGTTCGGCGCCGGGCGTCTCGACGAGTGCCGGCGGTGGCTGGCGCATGGCCTCGTCGTCGGGCTCGTCGTGGGCCTCCCGCTCTCCGCCCTGGTCTGGGCGGGGACCTTCCTGCTGGGGCAAGGGGGCTTCCATCCCGAAGTCGAGCGCCTGACCGTGCCGTACGTCCGGATTGTCACCGTCAGCCTGCTGCCCCTGATGGCCTATGCCGCGTTCCGCCGGTACCTGCAGGGGATGGGGCTGGTGCGCCCGATCTCCATCGCCCTCGTGACGGCGAACCTCGTCAACGTGGCCGCCAACTGGGTGCTGATCTACGGCCGGCTCGGTCTGCCGGCGCTCGGCACCGATGGTGCGGCGTGGGCGACCGTCATCTCGCGACTCTACATGGCGCTCGTCCTGGGGGTCACCGTCGTCATGGTGAATCGGGAACGCGGGTCGGCCCCGGCGGCGGGCGACTGGACCGTCACCGCAGCGGGCGTGCGGCGCCTCGTCGGCCTCGGCCTGCCGGCCGCGCTGCAGGTGACGCTGGAGGTCGGCGTGTTCGCCGCGGCGACGGCCCTCGCGGGCCGGCTGGCGCCGGTAGCGCTGGCCTCCCACCAGATTGCCTTGAACGTGGCGAGCTTCGTGTTCATGGTGCCACTCGGCGTGGCCTCGGCCGGGGCCGTCCTGGTCGGCCACGCCATCGGGCGTCGCGACCGCCCTGGCGCCGGCCGCGCCGGCTGGACGGCACTCGTGCTGATCGCCGGGTTCATGATGGGCGTGGCTGCGGTGTTCGTGACCGTGCCTCACTGGCTGCTGATGGTGTTCACCCGCGATTCGGGAGTGATCGCCGTCGGCACGCGGTTGTTGTTCGTCGCGGCCATCTTCCAGCTCTTCGATGGCCTGCAGGCGGTCGCGACCGGCGTGCTCAGGGGCGTCGGCGAGACCCGGACCCCGATGCTGTGGAACCTGGCCGGGCACTGGGGCTTCGGCCTCCCCGTGGGCTACTCGCTGTGCTTCGTCGCCGGCTGGGGCGTCATCGGCCTGTGGATCGGACTGTCGGTGGGGCTGATTCTCGTCGGCAGCGTCCTCGTGCTGGTCTGGGCGAAGCACGTGCGCCGACTCAATCACGACTAG